In Chitinophagales bacterium, the sequence GAACTTCAGTGAATTACTTCAAAATAAAAATTATATACCCATGAAAAAAAATCTACTGTTTTTAGTCTTTATACTTGGGATTAGTATATCTAAAGCACAAACGACACAGGATACTATCGACAATCCTTATTGGCAGTCTATGATGTTCAATAATTCGATTAATATCAACAAAACAAAACGCGCGTATGATCTTTACTTTTCCAATAAACCAAAGGTGAAAGGTACTGGCTATAAGCAATTCGAGCGTTGGTATCATAATTGGAAAACTAAAGTGAACGCTGATGGCACATTTCCTGCTCCTGATAGAACTTTTCAGGAAATGAAAAAATATTTTAGAAATAACTTGACCCCTCGCTCAGCCACTGGCGCTTGGACAAGCATGGGTCCTTCCTTCAATGCGACTTTGACCTATAATCCAAGCTCTTTCCCGCACGCTGGAGTAGGTCGAGTAAATGCCATTGCATTTCATAATACCAATCCCAACATAATTTATGCAGGAGCGCCTCAAGGCGGATTTTGGTACACAACAGATAAAGGTGCAAATTGGACTGCAAGTAACGATAACCTCACCATGACTTCTCTAGGGATATCTGATATAGCCTATATTCCAGGAGCTGGTGATTCTGTAATACTTATTGGTACTGGTGACAAAAATGCAAATGTAGCCAATGGAATTGGAGTATGGAGATCTACCAATGGTGGTCAATCATTTACAAATTCGAATACTGGTATCGGTAATAAAGTAGTCTCCCGTTTTGCAGTCAATCCTGAAAAGAATAGTACTATATATGCAGCAGTTGATGATGGAATTTATGTTTCATATAACAAAGGTTTGAACTGGACCAAAAGGGCATCTGCTGGAACCAATAATTTCAAAGATATCAAATATTGTCCTGGAGATACTATGACATTATATGCTACTCGATTTGGAATGTGGGGTCCCTATGCTGATTTTTATCGCTCAGTAGATGCAGGAGTCACTTGGTCTCTTATAACCTCTGGCTTGAATGCTGTCAATAAAAATAGAATAGAAATAGCAGTAACCGATGCGAATCCTAATATTGTATATCTAGTAGCCAGTAGTGCAGGCACACATGTTTTAGAGGCTTTTTATAAATCTTCAAACAAAGGTGCAAGTTTTTCTCAAAGAATAAATGGGGCAACTTTTAATATTTTAGGTGGAGAAATAAACGGAACCGATACAAGAGGTCAGGGTTGGTATGATTTATCTATTGTTAGTAGCCCTTCTGATTCGAATTTCGTATTGGTAGGTGGGATCAATATCTTCAAATCTGTAAATGGAGGTACTTCGTGGACTCCTAGTGCTTCATGGAAAAGTCAAGGAGGCACCGATTATGTTCATGCAGATATTCACTTTTTAGGTCGAAACCCATTAAATAATGAGATATGGGTAGGAAGTGATGGTGGTGTAGATTTTACAACCAATAATGGTACCACTTATACTTCAAGAAATAATGGTTTAACCATTGGTCAAATATATAACTTAGGAGTATCGCAACGTTCTAAGACTCGCTTTATCTCAGGTTTCCAAGATGATGGGACTAAAGTAGGTAGCACACCTACTAATTGGATAGCTAGAGTAGGCGGTGATGGGATGCACTGTGAAATTTCTAATTTTGACACTACCGTGCTGTTCGGAAATGTACAATATGGAGACTTACAAAGATCTACTAATAATGGAGCAACATTCACAGATATTACAGTGCCAGGTGCACCAGGCCCATGGGCTGCTCCTTGTCATTTGCACCCAAGAAGAAATGATATCATGGTCGTACTTTACAAGGATGCAAGGGTTAGCTTTGATATAGTTTCAGGCGCAACACCTGCTTTTTCAAATATTACTACTGGTGAAACTAATGATGGATCCGCTATTCGTTTTTCTAACGTAAATGATTCATTAGTATTTCTTGGTTGGGAAAATGGTTTGTTCAGACAAGCTAATATACTGGCAAATCCAATTACCGTTTCCACCATGACCAATCCTAACGGAGGAAATAGAATAAGTGATATTGAAACTAGTTTTAATAATCAAAATGTAGTTTATTGCACATCAGGAAATCGCGTTTATAAGTCTACTAATAGAGGAACTAGCTGGACAAATATTACATCAAATCTTCCAGACATTCCTATGCATTCCATAGTATTAGATAAAAATTCACCAGAAGGACTCTATGTAGGTACTGATGGTGGAGTGTATTACAAAGACTCTTTTATGACAAATTGGGTGTTTTATAATAATGGCATGGCGGTAGGTTCTGAAATTAGAGATTTGGAAATTGTCTATGATACCGTATGCACCGACCGATCTGTTATATATGCAGCTACCTACGGTAGAGGTTTATGGAAAGGTGACTTAAGAATTACAGAAACCCAGCCTAACCCTAATTTTACAATTCCAGCTTCATCATGTGTTTCTTTACCTGTTAATATTACGAATACAACCTCTACTATTATTAATAACGGTGCACCTACCACATATGAATGGACCATTACTCCAGCTACATTTTCTTATTCTGGGGGTACCAATAGCAATTCTCCAAACCCAATAATAATATTTAATGCCACTGGCAATTATTCTATAAGTTTAAAAGCCTCAAAACCATTTGGTGGATTTTGCTCCATAACTAAGAATAATGTAATAAGTATAAATACAAAAGGTACATTAACACTCAAAACGACTAATGATACTACAGTGTGTCCTGGCGATACAGTTTTAGTTAGCCTCGGGGGAATGCAAAATTATAATTATACTCCTACTACGAGTATGACTAAATTTAATGATTCCTTTGCCTATTTGTATCCAACTGTACAAACGAATTATATGATCATCGGTGATGTGAATGGAGCTTGCTTCGACACTACCTATGTAAATGTCAAAATGAAATCAAGTCCAACCTATACAATGACAGGTGCCACCAGCTTCTGTAATGGAGATTCTACAACAATTAGTTTTTCAAATATTGATACGGCATATTGGACTCCTGCCACCGGAATAACAAATCTCTCACCTACGAATAAGCGTATAAAAATAAGTTCCACAAATATTTATAATATTCGACTAGTAAAATCTGGCTTTTGCGATGTAAAGTTTAGTATGCCAATTTTGGTTAAAACGATCCCCGGTTTTATGCTATCTAAGTCATTTAATCAAGTTATGTGTATCGGCGATAGTGCCATAGTTAATGAAACCAATGGAGTTCCTAGCTTGGTTTGGACACCAACTACCGGATTAACCAGTCTTGGTACTAACAGTTTTAAATTCAAGCCTACTTCGAATACCAAGTATTTTCTGCGAACCACAGATACCAATTATTGTGCAACTTCTAGAGATTCCATACAGTTTACCATGATACCAAAACCTGTTGTAAGCGTTACAGGTCCTGGTGTAGTCTGTGGTGGTGCAAGTGTCAATCTCTCAGCATCTGGTGCGGATACTTTCAAATGGTCTCCTGCCACTTACCTCAATACAACTATTGGTGCAAATGTAGTTTCTACACCTACGAATAGTATAATTTATAATGTTACTGGTATTACAGGACCCTGTTCCTCGGTTACGAATAAGTCTATAATAGTAGGTACTGTAGCTGTAAATCTCAATGTAACTGGAAACACAGAAGCTTGTTTAGGCTCATCGTTCAATCTTTCAGTATCAGGAGCCAATAATTATAAATGGTCACCAGCCAATATGGTGAGTGATGAATTTGGTACGGCAGTGCGAATTTCTACCAATACATCTACCTCCGTAAAGGTCGTGGGAGAAAACTCTGGTTGTAAAGATTCGTTAGTTATTCCACTGAATGTAAGACCTTTGCCAGTAGTAACGGCTACCAAGGATAGAAGCAATGCCATATGTCCGGGTGAGAAGGTTTCTATAAAGGCTAGTGGAGCTGCAAGCTATATAATATCACCAATTTATAATTTTACAAAGCCTAAATTAGATTCGTTTATAGTTTTTCC encodes:
- a CDS encoding T9SS type A sorting domain-containing protein — its product is MKKNLLFLVFILGISISKAQTTQDTIDNPYWQSMMFNNSININKTKRAYDLYFSNKPKVKGTGYKQFERWYHNWKTKVNADGTFPAPDRTFQEMKKYFRNNLTPRSATGAWTSMGPSFNATLTYNPSSFPHAGVGRVNAIAFHNTNPNIIYAGAPQGGFWYTTDKGANWTASNDNLTMTSLGISDIAYIPGAGDSVILIGTGDKNANVANGIGVWRSTNGGQSFTNSNTGIGNKVVSRFAVNPEKNSTIYAAVDDGIYVSYNKGLNWTKRASAGTNNFKDIKYCPGDTMTLYATRFGMWGPYADFYRSVDAGVTWSLITSGLNAVNKNRIEIAVTDANPNIVYLVASSAGTHVLEAFYKSSNKGASFSQRINGATFNILGGEINGTDTRGQGWYDLSIVSSPSDSNFVLVGGINIFKSVNGGTSWTPSASWKSQGGTDYVHADIHFLGRNPLNNEIWVGSDGGVDFTTNNGTTYTSRNNGLTIGQIYNLGVSQRSKTRFISGFQDDGTKVGSTPTNWIARVGGDGMHCEISNFDTTVLFGNVQYGDLQRSTNNGATFTDITVPGAPGPWAAPCHLHPRRNDIMVVLYKDARVSFDIVSGATPAFSNITTGETNDGSAIRFSNVNDSLVFLGWENGLFRQANILANPITVSTMTNPNGGNRISDIETSFNNQNVVYCTSGNRVYKSTNRGTSWTNITSNLPDIPMHSIVLDKNSPEGLYVGTDGGVYYKDSFMTNWVFYNNGMAVGSEIRDLEIVYDTVCTDRSVIYAATYGRGLWKGDLRITETQPNPNFTIPASSCVSLPVNITNTTSTIINNGAPTTYEWTITPATFSYSGGTNSNSPNPIIIFNATGNYSISLKASKPFGGFCSITKNNVISINTKGTLTLKTTNDTTVCPGDTVLVSLGGMQNYNYTPTTSMTKFNDSFAYLYPTVQTNYMIIGDVNGACFDTTYVNVKMKSSPTYTMTGATSFCNGDSTTISFSNIDTAYWTPATGITNLSPTNKRIKISSTNIYNIRLVKSGFCDVKFSMPILVKTIPGFMLSKSFNQVMCIGDSAIVNETNGVPSLVWTPTTGLTSLGTNSFKFKPTSNTKYFLRTTDTNYCATSRDSIQFTMIPKPVVSVTGPGVVCGGASVNLSASGADTFKWSPATYLNTTIGANVVSTPTNSIIYNVTGITGPCSSVTNKSIIVGTVAVNLNVTGNTEACLGSSFNLSVSGANNYKWSPANMVSDEFGTAVRISTNTSTSVKVVGENSGCKDSLVIPLNVRPLPVVTATKDRSNAICPGEKVSIKASGAASYIISPIYNFTKPKLDSFIVFPAVTTKYFIIGSNSFGCQGRDSLIIDVNPSPAVSIAPAINTIKRGDSFQIIASGGSSYQWTPNKYIISGSNLSSTILVKPDSDIVYSVLVTNTAGCTAKGMSIVYVLQNPNPSSIAGNILANILIYPNPASNEINIESTEQTKVSIYSINGSLIREFESFDNNHKIDVTDISSGYYFLSLENKSGRKKVNKIEIIK